One window from the genome of Eucalyptus grandis isolate ANBG69807.140 chromosome 7, ASM1654582v1, whole genome shotgun sequence encodes:
- the LOC108960891 gene encoding putative disease resistance RPP13-like protein 3: protein MCHDKRDDGAKLRVISVVGEEAIGKTALVRSVYGRADVKHHFDCCTWVRVGPKPNLVHLMIDLLKQLRVPELRDVDCMNEEKLSDVLQGFLMECCYLTVLDDLSDLLLMDKLLIKVLADSRNGSRVIITTRNSKIPSSTDPWDSSSAFDGVNPDGELLPLKERILSKLGGSPTKIVLLGGLLSTTTLSGCTKLVDQLPGRPTLQDIVHLSVNDLSEGLKQCALYLTLFPKESEIPTRRLFRLWLAENLVSSASENSAEACFEILVSRHMIKEARQKWDRSAQSCRLPGLLHDVFYQMAENERFLKIFDCSIHDKKNSDAPRMAIHRDISGVGEANAHMNVPEAGRERLETNAQEARVEITPAEPDQRLSTSENSTPPLGVQQLLSYVSFNTMKLGTQAGEIVALLKPLVPTRDLSLLRVLDLEGVYKPFLPEELGNILPNVKYMGLRWTLLESLPKSVVRLSCLETLDLKYTNITQVPVSIWEVESLQHLYMNEVSFNKSVHPQLHSKKSLNCNIQKASAVEDQQQLYVGGKWPKEDGKTENCDILPGPDYSQVPEAELAAVILGVVEVTASVSLALFDGFASSFPERSRRGAAG, encoded by the exons ATGTGCCATGATAAAAGAGACGATGGCGCCAAGCTAAGAGTGATTTCAGTTGTCGGCGAGGAAGCCATCGGCAAAACAGCTCTAGTGAGGAGCGTCTACGGCAGAGCGGATGTTAAGCATCATTTCGACTGCTGCACTTGGGTCCGGGTTGGGCCGAAGCCTAACCTGGTTCATCTCATGATCGACTTGCTCAAGCAGCTGAGGGTCCCAGAATTGCGAGATGTGGATTGTATGAACGAGGAAAAGCTGTCCGACGTCCTCCAAGGATTCCTGATGGAGTGCTGTTATCTGACGGTCCTGGATGACTTGTCCGATCTCCTTCTCATGGACAAGCTCTTGATAAAGGTGCTTGCAGACTCGAGGAACGGGAGCAGAGTAATCATCACGACTCGTAACAGCAAAATACCCTCTTCCACTGATCCCTG GGATAGTAGCAGCGCTTTCGATGGGGTCAATCCGGACGGAGAACTCCTCCCTCTCAAAGAGAGGATTCTTAGCAAATTGGGCGGTTCTCCTACCAAGATCGTTCTACTCGGAGGACTTTTATCCACCACCACGTTGAGTGGATGCACCAAGCTTGTCGATCAGCTTCCCGGTCGTCCCACACTCCAAGATATTGTGCATTTGAGCGTTAATGACCTTTCAGAAGGGTTAAAGCAATGTGCTCTGTACTTGACTCTGTTCCCTAAGGAATCTGAGATTCCCACAAGGAGGCTCTTCAGACTTTGGTTAGCTGAAAATCTCGTATCTTCAGCGTCGGAGAACAGTGCAGAGGCATGTTTTGAGATTCTGGTGTCTAGACACATGATCAAGGAAGCTCGACAGAAATGGGACAGGAGTGCCCAATCGTGCCGCTTGCCTGGATTGTTGCACGATGTCTTTTATCAGATGGCTGAGAATGAAAGATTCCTCAAGATCTTTGACTGTTCTATTCATGATAAAAAGAATTCCGATGCCCCGCGTATGGCCATACATAGGGATATTTCAGGAGTAGGAGAAGCAAATGCGCACATGAATGTGCCCGAAGCAGGACGAGAGCGATTAGAAACAAATGCACAAGAAGCACGCGTGGAGATCACACCTGCCGAGCCAGATCAAAGACTGTCCACCAGTGAAAATTCCACGCCGCCGCTTGGTGTCCAACAACTCCTTTCCTATGTGTCATTCAACACCATGAAGCTGGGAACACAGGCCGGAGAGATAGTGGCGTTACTTAAACCATTAGTGCCGACAAGGGACTTGAGTTTGCTGAGGGTACTTGATCTTGAGGGTGTCTACAAGCCTTTTCTTCCGGAGGAGCTTGGCAACATATTGCCGAACGTAAAGTACATGGGACTCAGATGGACTCTTCTTGAATCGCTTCCAAAGTCAGTGGTGCGATTGTCTTGCCTGGAAACTTTGGATCTGAAGTACACTAACATAACCCAAGTGCCAGTTTCTATTTGGGAGGTAGAGAGTCTGCAACACCTATACATGAATGAGGTGTCCTTTAACAAGTCCGTTCATCCTCAACTGCATTCCAAGAAATCTTTGAACTGCAACATCCAAAAG GCCTCCGCGGTGGAGGACCAACAGCAACTATACGTCGGGGGAAAGTGGCCTA aggaagatgggAAAACAGAGAACTGCGATATTCTTCCTGGACCGGATTATTCACAAGTCCCTGAAGCAGAGCTTGCGGCTGTCATATTGGGCGTTGTCGAGGTGACGGCCTCAGTGTCTCTAGCACTTTTTGATGGGTTTGCTTCTTCCTTTCCAGAAAGAAGTCGTCGTGGAGCTGCCGGTTGA
- the LOC104453200 gene encoding LAG1 longevity assurance homolog 2 isoform X2, translated as MFLCLGQRLAISLLHLGSGQLKINEAVQAKIVKCSESMWKLTYYAAVEYCVLKITYHEPWFWDTSEYFEGWPNQQLKLPLKLIYVCQCGFYLYSIAALVTWETRRKDFAVMMSHHVITVFLIGYSYLTSFFRVGAIVLALHDASDVFLEAAKVFKYSEHELGASVFFGLFALSWLMLRLIYFPFWVIRTTGTTLCDYLPMEEAYATPLYYIFNSMLLMLLIFHIYWWVLICSMIRRQLKNRGKVGEDIRSDSEDDD; from the exons ATGTTTCTATGTTTGGGTCAG AGGCTTGCGATCTCGTTGCTTCATCTTGGATCTGGGCAGTTGAAAATCAATGAGGCGGTCCAGGCGAAAATTGTAAAATGTTCAGAATCTATGTGGAAGTTGACATACTACGCCGCTGTTGAATATTGCGTTCTCAAGATCACTTATCACGAGCCATGGTTCTGGGACACATCAGAGTATTTTGAAGGTTGGCCTAACCAGCAGTTGAA GCTTCCTCTAAAGCTTATCTACGTATGCCAATGCGGATTCTACCTTTACAGTATTGCTGCTCTTGTTACCTGGGAAACTCGAAGGAAGGACTTTGCTGTCATGATGTCCCATCATGTAATCACGGTCTTCTTGATTGGCTACTCATACTTGACTAG TTTCTTTCGAGTTGGCGCAATTGTCCTGGCACTTCATGATGCGAGCGACGTGTTCTTAGAAGCTGCCAAAGTTTTCAAGTACTCTGAACATGAGCTTGGAGCGAGCGTTTTCTTCGGATTATTCGCCCTTTCATGGCTCATGCTACGTCTAATATACTTCCCATTCTGGGTCATTAGAACAACAGG TACCACTCTCTGTGATTACTTACCAATGGAGGAAGCTTATGCCACACCGCTTTATTACATATTCAACTCAATGTTGCTGATGCTGCTCATCTTCCACATTTATTGGTGGGTCCTAATATGCTCTATGATCAGAAGGCAGCTAAAGAACCGAGGAAAAGTGGGCGAAGATATACGATCCG ATTCAGAGGATGATGATTAG
- the LOC104453200 gene encoding LAG1 longevity assurance homolog 2 isoform X1 has product MSSFFDRDGGPSAPHFLVAGCFALGFVAARSFLDRFVFRRLAISLLHLGSGQLKINEAVQAKIVKCSESMWKLTYYAAVEYCVLKITYHEPWFWDTSEYFEGWPNQQLKLPLKLIYVCQCGFYLYSIAALVTWETRRKDFAVMMSHHVITVFLIGYSYLTSFFRVGAIVLALHDASDVFLEAAKVFKYSEHELGASVFFGLFALSWLMLRLIYFPFWVIRTTGTTLCDYLPMEEAYATPLYYIFNSMLLMLLIFHIYWWVLICSMIRRQLKNRGKVGEDIRSDSEDDD; this is encoded by the exons ATGAGCTCCTTCTTCGATCGGGACGGCGGGCCGAGCGCCCCGCATTTCCTCGTCGCCGGCTGCTTCGCGCTCGGCTTCGTCGCCGCCAGGTCCTTCCTTGACCGGTTCGTCTTCCGT AGGCTTGCGATCTCGTTGCTTCATCTTGGATCTGGGCAGTTGAAAATCAATGAGGCGGTCCAGGCGAAAATTGTAAAATGTTCAGAATCTATGTGGAAGTTGACATACTACGCCGCTGTTGAATATTGCGTTCTCAAGATCACTTATCACGAGCCATGGTTCTGGGACACATCAGAGTATTTTGAAGGTTGGCCTAACCAGCAGTTGAA GCTTCCTCTAAAGCTTATCTACGTATGCCAATGCGGATTCTACCTTTACAGTATTGCTGCTCTTGTTACCTGGGAAACTCGAAGGAAGGACTTTGCTGTCATGATGTCCCATCATGTAATCACGGTCTTCTTGATTGGCTACTCATACTTGACTAG TTTCTTTCGAGTTGGCGCAATTGTCCTGGCACTTCATGATGCGAGCGACGTGTTCTTAGAAGCTGCCAAAGTTTTCAAGTACTCTGAACATGAGCTTGGAGCGAGCGTTTTCTTCGGATTATTCGCCCTTTCATGGCTCATGCTACGTCTAATATACTTCCCATTCTGGGTCATTAGAACAACAGG TACCACTCTCTGTGATTACTTACCAATGGAGGAAGCTTATGCCACACCGCTTTATTACATATTCAACTCAATGTTGCTGATGCTGCTCATCTTCCACATTTATTGGTGGGTCCTAATATGCTCTATGATCAGAAGGCAGCTAAAGAACCGAGGAAAAGTGGGCGAAGATATACGATCCG ATTCAGAGGATGATGATTAG